The Leptolyngbyaceae cyanobacterium DNA window CAGTTTGTGTAGGGATCTCAATGCAAGTTTGAATATAAAAGCGCGTGGGACACACGCCTTAAAAGCTCAGATTATGTCTTCATTGAAGAGTCTCTGAGAAGCTCACGCTTACCTGTACTCAGGAAGCGTGAGTATGTCACTCAGCAATATCAAGTTACCAGATGCAGATGGCTGCTGGCTAATCGGTGAGGTGAAGTCGCGTCAGGCGCGGCGAGGTAAAAAAATTGCAGCGATTGCCGTGACGGGGTTGGTTGACGATGACGATCGCATCCGTATACTTAAAGCAGGTTTTCAGAAGCACTTATCGAAACCTGTCGAGCCGGATAAGTTAGTGGAAGTTTTAGCTAAGCTTACTGGACGGGATAAACCTGGTTGAAAATCCCTCGTTTGTTCCGGAAAATCTCAATTTTTAATATAAAGCCCTAGTTTTTCCGAAAAATATCGATATTTATGGATTGGCGTAAGTTTTGAGAGCGTATTCTTTAAATCTTTCTAAATCAGCTTGAATAGTGGATTCTACTACTCGCCCTAAAAATAAGTTATCCATTAATTTACCCAGCCAACCGGGG harbors:
- a CDS encoding response regulator, translated to MYSGSVSMSLSNIKLPDADGCWLIGEVKSRQARRGKKIAAIAVTGLVDDDDRIRILKAGFQKHLSKPVEPDKLVEVLAKLTGRDKPG